One genomic segment of Odocoileus virginianus isolate 20LAN1187 ecotype Illinois chromosome 17, Ovbor_1.2, whole genome shotgun sequence includes these proteins:
- the CA4 gene encoding carbonic anhydrase 4 isoform X1, which translates to MNNSDAGPWGELTGFGGANVSHMHLLRPHVPPLSLPASHWCYQIQLKPSNYTCLGPGEWEGSCQSNRQSPVNIVTAKTQLDPNLGRFSFSGYDRKHQWVVENNGHTVMVLLGDEVSIAGGGLSTRYRAKQLHLHWSRAMDQGSEHTFNGERFAMEMHIVHEKEKAPSSNVNEDDIAVLAFMVEAGSNNVNFQPLVEALSDIPRPNMNTTMKSSISLFHLLPEEESLRHYFRYLGSLTTPTCDEKVVWTVFQEPIQLHRDQILAFSQKLFYDHEQSMNMTDNVRPVQSLGQRQVFRSRAPGPLLSQPTLLAPALACLTVGFLR; encoded by the exons ATGAACAACAGTGATGCTGGCCCCTGGGGAGAACTGACCGGCTTTGGAGGGGCCAATGTCTCCCACATGCATCTGCTCAGGCCTCAcgtccctcctctctcccttccagcATCGCACTGGTGCTACCAGATTCAACTCAAACCCTCCAACTACACCTGCTTGG GGCCAGGCGAGTGGGAAGGCAGCTGCCAGAGCAACCGTCAGTCCCCCGTCAACATCGTCACAGCCAAGACTCAGCTGGACCCAAACCTGGGGCGCTTCTCCTTCTCTGGCTACGACAGGAAGCACCAGTGGGTCGTGGAAAACAATGGGCATACAG TGATGGTGTTGCTGGGAGACGAGGTCTCGATCGCCGGAGGAGGACTGAGCACGCGGTACCGGGCCAAGCAGCTGCACCTGCACTGGTCCAGGGCGATGGATCAGGGCTCAGAGCATACCTTCAACGGGGAGCGCTTTGCCATGGAG ATGCACATAGTGCATGAGAAAGAGAAGGCGCCATCCAGCAATGTGAATGAAGATGACATCGCAGTGCTGGCCTTCATGGTGGAG GCTGGATCCAACAATGTGAACTTCCAGCCCCTGGTGGAGGCGCTGTCGGACATCCCCAGACCCA ATATGAACACCACGATGAAAAGTAGCATCAGCCTCTTCCACCTGCTCCCGGAGGAGGAGAGTCTGAGGCACTACTTCCGCTACCTGGGCTCACTCACCACGCCGACCTGCGACGAGAAGGTGGTCTGGACCGTGTTCCAGGAGCCAATACAGCTCCACAGGGACCAG ATCTTGGCCTTCTCCCAGAAGCTGTTCTATGACCACGAGCAGAGCATGAACATGACGGACAACGTCAGGCCCGTGCAGAGCCTGGGCCAGCGCCAGGTTTTCAGGTCCAGGGCCCCAGGACCGCTGCTGTCCCAGCCTACCCTGCTGGCTCCCGCGCTCGCCTGCCTGACGGTGGGCTTCCTCCGGTGA
- the CA4 gene encoding carbonic anhydrase 4 isoform X3: protein MLGQGRRPRCLWQTQSSHWCYQIQLKPSNYTCLGPGEWEGSCQSNRQSPVNIVTAKTQLDPNLGRFSFSGYDRKHQWVVENNGHTVMVLLGDEVSIAGGGLSTRYRAKQLHLHWSRAMDQGSEHTFNGERFAMEMHIVHEKEKAPSSNVNEDDIAVLAFMVEAGSNNVNFQPLVEALSDIPRPNMNTTMKSSISLFHLLPEEESLRHYFRYLGSLTTPTCDEKVVWTVFQEPIQLHRDQILAFSQKLFYDHEQSMNMTDNVRPVQSLGQRQVFRSRAPGPLLSQPTLLAPALACLTVGFLR, encoded by the exons ATGCTGGGACAGGGGAGAAGGCCTAGGTGCCTTTGGCAAACACAGT cATCGCACTGGTGCTACCAGATTCAACTCAAACCCTCCAACTACACCTGCTTGG GGCCAGGCGAGTGGGAAGGCAGCTGCCAGAGCAACCGTCAGTCCCCCGTCAACATCGTCACAGCCAAGACTCAGCTGGACCCAAACCTGGGGCGCTTCTCCTTCTCTGGCTACGACAGGAAGCACCAGTGGGTCGTGGAAAACAATGGGCATACAG TGATGGTGTTGCTGGGAGACGAGGTCTCGATCGCCGGAGGAGGACTGAGCACGCGGTACCGGGCCAAGCAGCTGCACCTGCACTGGTCCAGGGCGATGGATCAGGGCTCAGAGCATACCTTCAACGGGGAGCGCTTTGCCATGGAG ATGCACATAGTGCATGAGAAAGAGAAGGCGCCATCCAGCAATGTGAATGAAGATGACATCGCAGTGCTGGCCTTCATGGTGGAG GCTGGATCCAACAATGTGAACTTCCAGCCCCTGGTGGAGGCGCTGTCGGACATCCCCAGACCCA ATATGAACACCACGATGAAAAGTAGCATCAGCCTCTTCCACCTGCTCCCGGAGGAGGAGAGTCTGAGGCACTACTTCCGCTACCTGGGCTCACTCACCACGCCGACCTGCGACGAGAAGGTGGTCTGGACCGTGTTCCAGGAGCCAATACAGCTCCACAGGGACCAG ATCTTGGCCTTCTCCCAGAAGCTGTTCTATGACCACGAGCAGAGCATGAACATGACGGACAACGTCAGGCCCGTGCAGAGCCTGGGCCAGCGCCAGGTTTTCAGGTCCAGGGCCCCAGGACCGCTGCTGTCCCAGCCTACCCTGCTGGCTCCCGCGCTCGCCTGCCTGACGGTGGGCTTCCTCCGGTGA
- the CA4 gene encoding carbonic anhydrase 4 isoform X2, translated as MRLLLALLVLAAAPPRARAASHWCYQIQLKPSNYTCLGPGEWEGSCQSNRQSPVNIVTAKTQLDPNLGRFSFSGYDRKHQWVVENNGHTVMVLLGDEVSIAGGGLSTRYRAKQLHLHWSRAMDQGSEHTFNGERFAMEMHIVHEKEKAPSSNVNEDDIAVLAFMVEAGSNNVNFQPLVEALSDIPRPNMNTTMKSSISLFHLLPEEESLRHYFRYLGSLTTPTCDEKVVWTVFQEPIQLHRDQILAFSQKLFYDHEQSMNMTDNVRPVQSLGQRQVFRSRAPGPLLSQPTLLAPALACLTVGFLR; from the exons ATGCGGCTGCTGCTGGCTCTCCTGGTCCtcgccgccgccccgccccgggcTCGCGCAG cATCGCACTGGTGCTACCAGATTCAACTCAAACCCTCCAACTACACCTGCTTGG GGCCAGGCGAGTGGGAAGGCAGCTGCCAGAGCAACCGTCAGTCCCCCGTCAACATCGTCACAGCCAAGACTCAGCTGGACCCAAACCTGGGGCGCTTCTCCTTCTCTGGCTACGACAGGAAGCACCAGTGGGTCGTGGAAAACAATGGGCATACAG TGATGGTGTTGCTGGGAGACGAGGTCTCGATCGCCGGAGGAGGACTGAGCACGCGGTACCGGGCCAAGCAGCTGCACCTGCACTGGTCCAGGGCGATGGATCAGGGCTCAGAGCATACCTTCAACGGGGAGCGCTTTGCCATGGAG ATGCACATAGTGCATGAGAAAGAGAAGGCGCCATCCAGCAATGTGAATGAAGATGACATCGCAGTGCTGGCCTTCATGGTGGAG GCTGGATCCAACAATGTGAACTTCCAGCCCCTGGTGGAGGCGCTGTCGGACATCCCCAGACCCA ATATGAACACCACGATGAAAAGTAGCATCAGCCTCTTCCACCTGCTCCCGGAGGAGGAGAGTCTGAGGCACTACTTCCGCTACCTGGGCTCACTCACCACGCCGACCTGCGACGAGAAGGTGGTCTGGACCGTGTTCCAGGAGCCAATACAGCTCCACAGGGACCAG ATCTTGGCCTTCTCCCAGAAGCTGTTCTATGACCACGAGCAGAGCATGAACATGACGGACAACGTCAGGCCCGTGCAGAGCCTGGGCCAGCGCCAGGTTTTCAGGTCCAGGGCCCCAGGACCGCTGCTGTCCCAGCCTACCCTGCTGGCTCCCGCGCTCGCCTGCCTGACGGTGGGCTTCCTCCGGTGA